One genomic segment of bacterium includes these proteins:
- the priA gene encoding primosomal protein N' has translation MPADRRPGTLLSTPASRPPDSPESLPGTDLCVDVLVAGAARLADRPLTYRVPDALRPFAAAGVRALVPLGARRVWGVVLAVRPCGPVPAGDGHAMRDVIDLPDGAPMFSEALLRLAREIAGETLSSLRDAVECLVPPEVFREPAPSRPRVVLRNPARPLPSRLGRRQAAMLAAVTAAPEGVPASDLASGGGRVVLRRLAAAGLVQIREAPRPSFAGAPVPAVEAAAPAAARATLLLGDVEARSDWIEETVAAAVHAGGRALAVVPEIVDVPPLVERLRGRAAVGALHSDLTTRDRRAVWARIRDGAVDVVVGTRSALFAPLPCLRLIVVDDEQAEAYKSESAPRYHARDVARARARLEGARLVLGSAAPSVETYAAAAAGELSTVHVPPRRPAPAVTVVDMRAEQQRGHVGYLSRALVQAITRHLRARGSVAVVAQQTGYARVLLCRECGTAVRCPACDIAMAYDREDGTLRCRVCGRTGRAPDVCPRCGGVNLRGVGAGTKRVEEIVRRLFPALRIARLDADTARGADHLVRDFAGGRVRLLVGTVARLRAHRARPTLVGVIDADGPMYLPDFRAAERTLQRLRAAIELAHPPADQPPPAMNLPPSGTGPAPEAVLQTRVPDHPVMRAIATGHDTAFYDEELTARRGFGYPPYARLVRVVAESGAPAPARALAERVAAAARAHRLDVLGPAPLRGSGGTRVQCVLRGSDPAAVRDGARAIVAEVVPPAGARLIVDVDPLEIV, from the coding sequence GTGCCGGCCGACCGGCGGCCGGGGACCCTGCTGTCGACGCCGGCGAGCCGCCCCCCGGACTCGCCGGAGAGTCTTCCGGGCACGGATCTCTGCGTCGATGTTCTGGTGGCGGGCGCGGCCCGCCTTGCCGACCGCCCGCTGACCTACCGCGTCCCCGACGCCCTGCGGCCGTTCGCCGCCGCCGGCGTGCGCGCGCTGGTGCCTCTCGGGGCGCGCCGCGTGTGGGGGGTCGTGCTGGCGGTCAGGCCGTGCGGTCCCGTGCCGGCCGGGGACGGGCATGCGATGCGGGACGTGATCGACCTTCCCGATGGGGCGCCGATGTTTTCGGAGGCGCTGCTCCGCCTCGCCCGTGAGATCGCCGGCGAGACGTTGTCTTCGCTGCGGGACGCCGTGGAGTGCCTGGTGCCGCCGGAGGTCTTCCGGGAGCCGGCGCCGTCCCGGCCGCGGGTGGTGCTCCGAAATCCCGCGCGGCCGCTGCCGTCGCGGCTCGGCCGGCGGCAGGCCGCGATGCTGGCCGCGGTGACCGCCGCGCCGGAGGGGGTTCCCGCGTCCGACCTGGCTTCCGGCGGCGGGCGGGTCGTGCTCCGGCGTCTCGCCGCCGCCGGTCTCGTCCAGATCCGCGAGGCGCCGCGGCCGTCCTTCGCCGGCGCGCCCGTCCCGGCCGTAGAGGCGGCCGCGCCCGCGGCCGCACGCGCCACGCTGCTCCTCGGCGATGTCGAGGCGCGATCGGACTGGATCGAAGAGACCGTGGCCGCCGCGGTACACGCCGGCGGGCGCGCGCTCGCCGTGGTGCCGGAGATCGTGGACGTGCCGCCGCTGGTCGAACGGCTGCGCGGCCGCGCCGCCGTCGGTGCGCTGCATTCGGACCTCACGACCCGCGATCGCCGCGCGGTCTGGGCCCGCATCCGCGACGGCGCGGTCGATGTGGTGGTCGGCACGCGGTCGGCCTTGTTCGCGCCGCTGCCCTGTCTTCGATTGATCGTTGTCGACGACGAACAGGCCGAGGCGTACAAGTCCGAGTCGGCGCCGCGCTATCACGCCCGCGACGTCGCGCGCGCGCGCGCGCGGCTCGAGGGCGCGCGGCTGGTGCTCGGCTCGGCCGCGCCGTCCGTGGAAACCTACGCGGCCGCCGCGGCCGGCGAGCTGTCGACCGTCCACGTACCCCCGCGCCGCCCGGCCCCCGCCGTGACGGTGGTGGACATGCGCGCGGAGCAGCAGCGCGGCCACGTCGGCTATTTGAGCCGGGCCCTCGTGCAGGCGATCACGCGCCATCTCCGCGCGCGCGGCAGCGTCGCCGTCGTCGCGCAGCAGACGGGCTACGCCCGCGTCCTGCTCTGCCGCGAGTGCGGGACCGCCGTGCGCTGTCCGGCGTGCGACATTGCAATGGCCTACGATCGCGAGGACGGCACGCTGCGCTGCCGCGTCTGTGGACGCACCGGCCGGGCCCCCGACGTCTGTCCGCGGTGCGGCGGCGTGAACCTCCGCGGCGTCGGCGCGGGGACGAAGCGCGTCGAGGAGATCGTCCGCCGTCTCTTCCCGGCGCTGCGAATCGCGCGTCTCGACGCGGACACGGCGCGCGGCGCGGATCATCTCGTTCGGGACTTCGCCGGCGGCCGGGTCCGGCTGCTGGTCGGGACCGTCGCGCGGCTGCGGGCGCACCGGGCGCGGCCGACGCTCGTGGGCGTGATCGACGCCGACGGGCCGATGTACCTTCCGGACTTTCGCGCCGCGGAGCGGACGCTGCAGCGGCTGCGCGCCGCGATCGAACTGGCGCACCCGCCGGCGGATCAGCCGCCGCCGGCGATGAACCTTCCGCCGTCCGGCACGGGACCGGCGCCGGAAGCCGTGCTGCAGACGCGCGTGCCCGATCATCCGGTGATGCGCGCGATCGCGACGGGACATGACACGGCATTTTACGATGAGGAACTGACGGCGCGCCGGGGCTTCGGCTATCCTCCGTATGCGCGCCTCGTGCGCGTCGTGGCGGAGTCCGGCGCGCCCGCGCCCGCCCGGGCGCTCGCCGAACGCGTCGCCGCCGCCGCGCGCGCACACCGGCTCGACGTGCTCGGCCCGGCGCCGCTCCGGGGGTCCGGAGGGACCCGCGTGCAGTGCGTCCTGAGGGGGTCCGACCCCGCGGCGGTGCGCGACGGGGCGCGCGCGATCGTGGCGGAGGTCGTGCCGCCCGCGGGCGCGCGGCTCATCGTCGACGTCGATCCGCTGGAAATCGTATGA
- a CDS encoding flavoprotein, with translation MAESLRGRTIVLGVTGSIAAYKAAVVVRRLRERGAEVFVVMTPAAARFVTPLTFRALSQQPVVADMWAGGLPWEEPHVALGERADLVLVAPATADLLARLAGGFGDDPVSATVLATRAPVVVAPAMSDAMAQAPAVQENLARLRARGVHVVGPEQGVLASGRVGLGRMTEPEAIVEAVAAILAEKR, from the coding sequence GTGGCGGAGTCGCTGCGCGGCCGGACAATCGTCCTCGGCGTCACCGGCAGCATCGCCGCGTACAAGGCCGCGGTCGTCGTACGCCGGCTGCGGGAGCGCGGCGCCGAGGTCTTCGTAGTGATGACGCCGGCGGCGGCGCGGTTTGTGACGCCGCTGACGTTCCGCGCGCTCTCGCAGCAGCCGGTCGTGGCGGACATGTGGGCCGGCGGCCTGCCCTGGGAGGAGCCCCACGTCGCCCTCGGCGAGCGGGCGGATCTGGTGCTCGTGGCGCCGGCGACCGCCGATCTGCTCGCGCGGCTGGCCGGCGGGTTCGGCGACGACCCCGTCTCGGCGACGGTGCTCGCCACCCGGGCGCCGGTCGTGGTCGCGCCGGCGATGAGCGACGCGATGGCGCAGGCCCCGGCGGTCCAGGAGAATCTCGCCCGCCTGCGCGCCCGCGGCGTTCACGTGGTCGGGCCGGAGCAGGGGGTGCTGGCCTCGGGCCGCGTCGGACTGGGCCGCATGACCGAGCCGGAGGCGATCGTCGAGGCCGTCGCCGCGATTCTCGCGGAGAAACGCTGA
- a CDS encoding AAA family ATPase, whose product MIVTVSGEIGAGKSTVARELARALGLRYLSSGEIFREEARRRGITLAALGRQAEEDPSIDRAIDQAQVTEARAGDIVIESRLSGWLVDGDVRVWLRAPAEVRARRVAARDGMPIDAARADVDNREDCERRRYAALYRIDLGDLSRYHLILDTSLWGPEDITHAIAGLARALRGERSGRRL is encoded by the coding sequence ATGATTGTCACCGTAAGCGGCGAAATCGGCGCGGGCAAGAGCACCGTGGCGCGCGAGCTGGCGCGGGCCCTCGGGCTCCGGTATCTATCCAGCGGTGAGATCTTCCGGGAGGAGGCCCGCCGCCGCGGCATCACACTCGCCGCGCTCGGCCGCCAGGCCGAAGAGGATCCCTCGATCGACCGCGCAATTGACCAGGCCCAGGTGACGGAAGCGCGCGCCGGTGACATCGTCATCGAGAGCCGGCTGAGCGGCTGGCTCGTCGACGGCGACGTACGCGTCTGGCTGCGCGCGCCCGCGGAGGTGCGGGCGCGCCGTGTCGCCGCCCGCGACGGCATGCCGATCGACGCGGCGCGGGCCGACGTCGACAATCGCGAGGACTGCGAACGCCGGCGCTACGCGGCGCTGTACCGGATCGATCTCGGCGACCTGAGCCGCTACCATCTCATCCTCGACACGTCGCTCTGGGGCCCGGAAGACATCACGCACGCGATCGCCGGACTCGCGCGCGCGCTCCGCGGCGAGCGCTCCGGCCGCCGGTTGTAA
- a CDS encoding DUF370 domain-containing protein, with product MDTRLINIGFGNIVAASRIIAIVSPDSAPIKRIIQEARDKGILIDATYGRRTRAVVITDSGHVVLSAVQPETVAHRFTSKEAVEEEDEEIEEEPVAGE from the coding sequence ATGGATACGCGGCTCATCAACATCGGGTTCGGCAACATCGTGGCGGCCAGCCGCATCATCGCCATCGTGAGTCCGGACTCCGCGCCGATCAAACGGATCATCCAGGAGGCCCGCGACAAGGGCATTCTCATCGACGCGACGTACGGCCGGCGGACGCGCGCGGTCGTGATCACCGACAGCGGACACGTCGTGCTCTCGGCGGTTCAGCCCGAGACGGTCGCGCACCGGTTCACGAGCAAGGAGGCCGTCGAGGAAGAGGACGAGGAGATCGAAGAGGAACCGGTGGCCGGCGAATGA
- a CDS encoding YicC/YloC family endoribonuclease: MRRKIASERVRTSKKEIRRAMPDFLTVARSMTGFGAGEIIAGAGRYGVEVRSVNHRFCEVVVRTPRDLSQLEDRIRALVQSRVLRGRVDVVVVRDDYGRRPRTVKTDTELAKAYISALDGLRQALPVSGTVDLSLLLSLPDLVKIEDEKADVEAAWPAVESGVGAALEKLVAMREAEGARLSADLLARLARMEGVAEAIAARAPAVVEDYHARLERRVQELAGSVAVDPGRLATEVALFADRSDITEELTRFRSHLAQSRTTLAGPGAIGRTLEFIVQEIGREANTIGSKANDLEITRHVIAIKGELESLREQIQNVE, translated from the coding sequence GTGCGTCGAAAGATCGCGTCCGAACGCGTGCGGACGAGCAAGAAGGAGATTCGCCGCGCCATGCCGGACTTCCTGACCGTGGCGCGCAGCATGACGGGATTCGGAGCCGGAGAAATCATTGCCGGCGCGGGCCGCTACGGAGTCGAGGTCCGGTCGGTTAACCACCGGTTCTGCGAGGTGGTGGTCCGGACGCCCCGAGACCTGTCCCAACTCGAGGACCGGATCCGCGCCCTCGTCCAGAGCCGGGTACTGCGGGGCCGGGTGGACGTCGTCGTCGTGCGGGACGATTACGGCCGGCGGCCGCGTACGGTCAAGACCGACACGGAGCTCGCCAAGGCCTACATAAGTGCCCTGGACGGCCTGCGACAGGCGCTGCCGGTGTCCGGTACGGTCGACCTTTCGCTGCTCCTGTCGCTGCCCGACCTCGTCAAGATCGAGGACGAGAAGGCCGATGTGGAGGCGGCGTGGCCGGCCGTCGAAAGCGGCGTCGGCGCCGCGCTCGAGAAGTTGGTGGCGATGCGGGAGGCCGAGGGCGCCCGTCTCAGCGCCGACCTGCTCGCCCGCCTGGCGCGGATGGAGGGCGTCGCCGAGGCGATCGCGGCGCGGGCCCCCGCGGTAGTCGAGGACTATCACGCCCGGCTGGAGCGCCGCGTTCAGGAGCTCGCCGGGTCGGTTGCGGTCGATCCGGGCCGGCTCGCCACGGAGGTGGCGTTGTTTGCCGACCGTTCGGACATCACCGAGGAGCTGACGCGGTTCCGCAGCCACCTCGCGCAGTCTCGCACGACGCTGGCGGGCCCCGGCGCCATCGGCCGGACGTTGGAGTTCATCGTTCAGGAAATCGGCCGGGAGGCCAACACGATCGGCAGCAAAGCGAACGATCTCGAGATCACCAGGCACGTGATCGCCATCAAGGGCGAGCTGGAGAGTTTGCGGGAACAGATTCAGAACGTCGAGTGA
- a CDS encoding NFACT RNA binding domain-containing protein produces the protein MATVPPPALDALSLAAIAADLNAYAGHRLAGVRQPDPQTIVLGLRDGRRTEDVFCSIHPQAARLHLGAPRIAGERLGSFGLLLRSRLIDAHLTRVAQPPFERILYLELDTLDGAHTLVAELMGRYSNLILVRGAGASGVVVGALKIVTEQMSRRSVTPGRPYRLPPADRPHPDAIEPETLAPLLTGERPVWRALAQGVLGLGPVLAHEAALRAGVDPDVPAAHAAPHASAIAEVIKALAGAFRAAQFAPTLYLRDGRPAAFAALPLRVYAALEAAPVETMSEAVRRYYEAAAGSTVLEERRRALAAAVAASFRQTERALEANRAALRESEAAERFRVFGELLLTYGRDVPSGAASVSVPDHTAAGTAVEIPLDPALGPVENAQRYFRRYTKARAAASAIPSRIATLEATAVALREAAMHIETAATADDLYEVHTDLVARRLVRRPPRTRPAARSGPRRFAGPDGAVIIAGRSSRENDHVTFHVAGPDDLWLHARAIPGAHVVLKTPGTPSESSVTAAAQVAAYYSEGRQAAQVAVDVVPRRQVRKARGAPPGAVIYEGERTLRVSPALPPDAR, from the coding sequence TTGGCCACCGTCCCACCACCGGCCCTCGACGCATTGTCCCTCGCCGCGATTGCGGCGGACCTGAACGCGTACGCCGGTCACCGTCTGGCGGGGGTGCGGCAGCCCGATCCGCAGACGATCGTGCTCGGTTTACGCGACGGACGGCGAACAGAGGACGTATTTTGCTCGATTCATCCCCAGGCGGCGCGACTCCATCTCGGGGCGCCCCGCATCGCCGGCGAGCGGCTCGGATCGTTTGGCCTGCTGCTGCGCAGCCGCCTCATCGATGCGCATCTGACCCGCGTCGCGCAGCCGCCGTTTGAACGCATCCTCTACCTCGAGTTGGACACTCTGGACGGTGCGCACACGCTGGTCGCCGAGCTCATGGGCCGGTACAGCAACCTCATTCTCGTGCGCGGCGCCGGCGCGTCCGGCGTGGTGGTGGGCGCGCTGAAGATCGTGACAGAACAGATGTCGCGGCGATCGGTCACCCCGGGCCGTCCGTACCGCCTGCCGCCCGCCGACCGGCCGCACCCCGATGCGATCGAGCCGGAGACGCTCGCGCCGCTGCTGACCGGCGAGCGGCCGGTGTGGCGCGCCCTCGCCCAGGGGGTGCTCGGGCTCGGACCCGTGCTCGCGCACGAGGCGGCGCTTCGCGCGGGCGTCGATCCCGACGTCCCGGCCGCGCACGCCGCCCCCCACGCCTCCGCGATCGCCGAAGTGATCAAGGCGCTGGCGGGCGCCTTTCGCGCGGCGCAGTTCGCCCCGACGCTCTACCTCCGCGACGGACGTCCGGCCGCCTTTGCGGCCCTCCCGCTCCGCGTGTACGCGGCGCTCGAAGCGGCTCCGGTCGAGACGATGAGCGAGGCGGTGCGCCGCTACTACGAGGCGGCGGCCGGCAGTACGGTGCTCGAAGAACGGCGGCGCGCGCTTGCGGCGGCCGTCGCCGCTTCATTTCGGCAAACGGAGCGGGCGCTCGAGGCGAACCGCGCGGCGCTCAGGGAGAGCGAGGCGGCCGAGCGCTTCCGGGTCTTCGGCGAGCTGCTCCTGACGTACGGACGCGACGTACCTTCCGGCGCCGCGTCGGTATCCGTTCCCGATCACACGGCGGCGGGGACCGCGGTCGAGATCCCGCTCGATCCCGCCCTCGGCCCGGTGGAGAATGCGCAGCGGTATTTCCGACGGTACACCAAAGCGCGCGCGGCGGCGTCGGCGATTCCGTCCCGCATCGCCACGCTGGAGGCGACGGCGGTCGCGCTGCGCGAAGCGGCGATGCACATCGAAACGGCGGCCACCGCCGACGATCTCTACGAAGTGCACACCGATCTCGTCGCGCGGCGTCTCGTGCGCCGGCCGCCGCGCACACGCCCGGCGGCGCGCTCTGGGCCGCGGCGGTTCGCGGGGCCCGACGGGGCGGTCATCATCGCGGGCCGCAGCTCGCGCGAGAACGACCACGTCACGTTTCACGTCGCCGGGCCGGACGATCTATGGCTGCACGCGCGGGCGATCCCCGGCGCGCACGTCGTCCTCAAGACGCCGGGGACGCCGAGCGAGTCGTCGGTGACCGCGGCGGCGCAGGTGGCCGCGTATTACAGCGAGGGCCGGCAGGCGGCGCAGGTCGCGGTCGACGTGGTGCCGCGCCGGCAGGTGCGCAAGGCGCGCGGCGCGCCGCCGGGGGCCGTCATTTACGAAGGCGAGCGAACGCTGCGGGTCAGCCCGGCGCTCCCGCCGGATGCGCGCTAG
- the pyrR gene encoding bifunctional pyr operon transcriptional regulator/uracil phosphoribosyltransferase PyrR: MERREKARVMDQETIRRTITRMAHEIVERNKGAAGLSLVGIQRRGVHLAERLAAAIAAAEGAEIPVGTLDVSAYRDDRETRPASAEADTRLPFPIAGRPIVLVDDVLYTGRTVRAAIAALIDRGRPSGIQLAVLVDRGHRELPIRPDYVGKNLPTSSREQVAVRLREIDGVDEVVIEEPV, from the coding sequence GTGGAGCGGCGGGAAAAGGCGCGGGTCATGGATCAGGAGACGATCCGGCGGACGATAACCCGCATGGCGCACGAGATCGTCGAGCGCAACAAGGGCGCCGCGGGGCTGTCGCTCGTGGGGATCCAGCGCCGCGGAGTGCACCTCGCCGAGCGGCTGGCGGCCGCGATCGCCGCGGCGGAAGGCGCCGAGATTCCCGTCGGCACGCTCGACGTGAGCGCCTACCGCGACGACCGCGAGACGCGCCCCGCGTCGGCGGAAGCCGATACGCGCCTGCCGTTTCCGATCGCGGGCCGGCCGATCGTCCTCGTCGACGACGTGCTCTACACCGGCCGCACGGTCCGCGCGGCGATCGCCGCGCTGATCGACCGCGGCCGGCCCTCCGGCATCCAGCTCGCGGTGCTGGTCGACCGCGGCCACCGCGAGCTGCCGATCCGGCCCGACTACGTCGGCAAGAACCTCCCGACGTCTTCGCGCGAACAGGTGGCCGTGCGCCTCAGGGAGATCGACGGCGTCGACGAGGTCGTGATCGAAGAACCTGTGTAA
- a CDS encoding RluA family pseudouridine synthase codes for MSRAGLSAGRSSAGHHEIEAGPTVHRFDAAAADDGRRLDVVVAAHVPSLSRSRIAQLAVEGRVSVDARPRKPAFRVRRGQAVEITVPLPAPSGVHPEAIPLDIVLEDADLLVVNKPAGLTVHPAPGHPSGTLVNALLSAVRDLAGIGGELRPGIVHRLDKDTSGLLVVAKSDAAHRALAAQFKAHTAQRTYLAVVRGRVRRDEGTVTAALGRHPVQRTRIAVVPAGRHAVTHYTVLERFRDATLVACRLETGRTHQIRVHLAHAGYPLLGDPVYGRARLGPRRGPGGPEITRQALHAARLEFTHPRTGRRVTCTAPLPGDIARLLARLRAEAGQEAAGSRPDLRQTGDVPPGSEG; via the coding sequence GTGAGCAGGGCCGGGCTTAGTGCCGGCCGGTCTTCGGCCGGCCACCATGAAATAGAAGCCGGTCCAACGGTCCACCGGTTCGATGCGGCCGCGGCCGACGACGGCCGCCGGCTCGATGTCGTGGTCGCCGCGCACGTGCCGTCGCTTTCGCGATCCCGCATCGCGCAGCTGGCGGTCGAGGGGCGCGTCAGCGTGGACGCACGACCGCGGAAGCCGGCGTTCCGGGTGCGGCGCGGCCAGGCGGTGGAGATCACCGTACCTCTGCCCGCACCGTCCGGCGTGCATCCCGAGGCGATCCCGCTCGACATCGTGCTGGAAGACGCGGATCTCCTCGTCGTGAACAAGCCGGCCGGACTGACCGTTCATCCCGCGCCCGGCCATCCGTCGGGCACGCTCGTCAACGCGCTCCTGTCGGCGGTCCGCGACCTCGCGGGGATCGGCGGAGAGCTGCGGCCGGGCATCGTCCACCGTCTCGACAAGGACACGTCGGGCCTCTTGGTTGTGGCGAAGTCCGACGCGGCGCACCGCGCGCTCGCCGCGCAGTTCAAGGCGCACACGGCGCAGCGGACGTACCTCGCCGTCGTGCGCGGCCGCGTGCGCCGCGACGAGGGGACCGTCACGGCCGCCCTCGGCCGGCATCCGGTGCAGCGGACCCGCATCGCGGTGGTGCCGGCGGGCCGCCACGCGGTCACACACTACACCGTGCTCGAGCGGTTCCGGGACGCGACGCTCGTGGCGTGCCGGCTCGAGACCGGGCGTACGCACCAGATTCGTGTTCATCTCGCGCACGCCGGATATCCGCTGCTCGGCGATCCGGTCTACGGCCGCGCCCGCTTGGGTCCGCGGCGCGGGCCGGGGGGTCCGGAGATCACGCGGCAGGCGCTCCACGCCGCGCGCCTCGAATTCACGCACCCGCGCACCGGGCGGCGCGTGACGTGCACGGCGCCGCTGCCGGGTGACATCGCGCGCCTTCTTGCGCGGTTGCGCGCCGAGGCGGGGCAGGAGGCCGCCGGATCGCGGCCGGACCTGCGTCAGACGGGGGACGTTCCGCCCGGAAGCGAAGGATAG
- a CDS encoding prolipoprotein diacylglyceryl transferase, producing MKPVLFQIGPFPVSSFGVFLLVAFVAGILLLRTRTSRWGWDGGEILDLSLYSIIGGVIGARIGYVLVNIRDFAADWARVFTIWRDAGLAYYGALAGGALVAWLYSRRRGWSLGWLADAAAPGLALGYAIAMIGTLLYGLNYGRAASVPWAVTLFGEARHPTQLYLMLASVIILAIVQPAVGRPHAPGRVFWAYLGLYGIARTVVEVFMDSPRTVGPFTIAQALSLLVAVVSPAIWFALGRRPAETEPAEAADMETASDLGDAGGAPAQSDSGEQGRA from the coding sequence ATGAAGCCCGTGCTCTTCCAGATCGGGCCGTTTCCCGTGTCGTCGTTCGGCGTGTTCCTGCTGGTGGCGTTCGTCGCGGGAATTCTGCTGCTGCGGACACGGACGTCGCGGTGGGGGTGGGATGGCGGGGAGATCCTCGACCTGAGCCTCTACTCGATCATCGGCGGCGTGATCGGCGCGCGTATCGGGTACGTCCTCGTCAACATTCGCGACTTCGCCGCCGACTGGGCGCGCGTGTTCACGATCTGGAGAGACGCCGGACTCGCGTACTACGGGGCGCTCGCGGGCGGCGCGTTGGTCGCGTGGTTGTACAGCCGCCGCCGCGGGTGGAGCCTCGGATGGCTGGCCGACGCCGCGGCGCCGGGACTCGCGCTGGGCTACGCGATCGCGATGATCGGCACGCTGCTGTACGGCCTCAACTACGGGCGCGCCGCGTCCGTGCCGTGGGCGGTCACCCTTTTCGGCGAGGCGCGGCATCCGACGCAGCTGTACCTGATGCTCGCATCTGTCATCATCTTGGCGATCGTGCAGCCGGCCGTGGGCCGTCCGCACGCCCCCGGGCGTGTGTTTTGGGCGTATCTCGGCCTCTACGGCATCGCGCGGACGGTGGTCGAGGTGTTCATGGACAGCCCGCGCACCGTCGGGCCGTTCACGATCGCCCAGGCGCTGAGTCTCCTTGTCGCCGTGGTCTCGCCGGCGATCTGGTTCGCGCTCGGCCGGCGTCCCGCGGAAACCGAGCCCGCCGAGGCGGCGGATATGGAAACGGCGTCCGATCTTGGGGACGCGGGCGGCGCTCCCGCGCAGTCCGACTCCGGTGAGCAGGGCCGGGCTTAG
- the lspA gene encoding signal peptidase II, whose amino-acid sequence MHRPAGARAAGAAGFILACGGGLAAGAAARAHLAPGVERVVIPGVLSLTLVSNTGIAFSLLRGLPPAAIVVLALTVLAVALYNKDAWPRTAAVRWGLGLVLGGAAANVVERLRFGYVIDYLDVHVWPVFNVADSAIVVGAGLLVLALLRERR is encoded by the coding sequence GTGCACCGGCCCGCCGGCGCACGGGCGGCCGGCGCCGCCGGCTTCATCCTGGCGTGCGGCGGCGGGCTCGCCGCCGGCGCGGCGGCGCGCGCGCATTTGGCCCCGGGCGTTGAACGGGTCGTCATTCCGGGGGTCCTCTCGCTCACGCTGGTATCAAACACCGGGATCGCCTTCAGTCTCCTGCGCGGCCTGCCGCCGGCGGCGATCGTGGTGCTCGCCTTGACCGTTCTCGCGGTGGCCCTCTACAATAAGGACGCTTGGCCACGGACCGCCGCCGTCCGGTGGGGGCTCGGCCTGGTGCTGGGGGGCGCCGCCGCAAACGTGGTCGAGCGGCTGCGCTTTGGATACGTCATCGATTACCTCGACGTTCACGTCTGGCCGGTATTCAACGTGGCGGATTCCGCCATCGTCGTGGGGGCCGGGCTGCTCGTCCTGGCACTGCTCCGCGAACGGAGGTGA
- a CDS encoding TraR/DksA C4-type zinc finger protein — translation MRARRSPKKPARATAAARARAPRKTGSRRPQTAAARARGADNTAARGRSKNVLVEAKKPAARRARAVAPAVPPEPAPKPIVRARGLSGTRLEPYMRRLTDERRRLRQELTEMEQHQVKTEEKPVADVSGSYDDDLVDVATETFEREKGLALESSVQGMLQMVEDALRRGRSGTYGVCDGCGRLIDANRLRAIPYTRLCIKCKEREERLRSAMR, via the coding sequence ATGCGCGCACGTCGTTCTCCCAAAAAACCTGCCCGCGCAACCGCGGCGGCCCGCGCGCGTGCCCCGCGGAAGACGGGGTCCCGGCGTCCCCAAACCGCGGCCGCGCGGGCCCGCGGCGCCGATAACACCGCGGCGCGCGGGCGGAGCAAAAACGTCCTGGTCGAAGCGAAGAAGCCGGCGGCCCGGCGCGCACGCGCCGTGGCCCCGGCCGTTCCGCCGGAGCCGGCGCCGAAGCCGATCGTCCGCGCCCGCGGCCTGTCGGGTACGCGGCTCGAGCCGTACATGCGCCGCCTCACGGACGAGCGCCGCCGCCTCCGTCAGGAACTCACGGAGATGGAGCAGCACCAGGTCAAGACGGAGGAGAAGCCGGTCGCGGACGTCTCGGGCAGCTACGATGACGATCTCGTCGACGTGGCCACGGAGACGTTCGAGCGGGAAAAGGGCCTCGCGCTGGAGAGCAGCGTGCAGGGCATGCTGCAGATGGTGGAAGACGCCCTGCGCCGCGGCCGCAGCGGGACGTACGGGGTCTGCGACGGCTGCGGCCGGCTGATCGACGCGAACCGCCTCCGCGCCATTCCCTACACGCGGCTGTGCATCAAATGTAAGGAGCGCGAAGAGCGGCTGCGCAGCGCGATGCGCTGA